The genomic interval GGGCCGTGGTGGACTGGACGACTTCCGGAAGCACCCTTTCTTTGAAGGGGTTGACTGGGAGAGGCTGGCAACCAGCACAGCTCCCTACATCCCTGAGCTGCGTGGGCCGATGGATACGTCCAACTTCGATGTGGATGATGATACTCTCAACCGTCCAGTGAGTGACTGATGTCTCTGTAAGAGCTTTGGCTTGATCCTCTGAGCTATGGGAACCTACCCCAGATGTTCTCTAGAGCAGTTGAAAGCCTCTGGACCTCTGAGGCTCATGAGAGTTCTGGCTTACTGTGCCTGGCTCACCTGTGTGGTGAATTGTACCAACTGAAAGCCCTTTGACCTTAGCTGTTATCCTATTAACCAAAGTTCACGTCTAGAAGGAAATTCCCTGCAGCCTCTGGGAGACCTTGAATTCAAATGCTCATGGGAGTTGTGGTCCCTTTTGATAGGGGCTGTGTTATTCCCAAGGTATACACCCCAGTAAATGCCCAGTTTGTGGGCCTCTTCTGGTTCTCACTTGGTCTGTGGCTCTGACTCTCCTTCCCACTTCTTTAGGAGACACTGCCACCATCCTCCCACGGGGCCTTCTCAGGCCACCACCTGCCATTTGTAGGCTTCACTTATACCTCAGGCAGGTGAGTCTGGTCCTAATACCTGCTGGGAAGCTAGGAACCCGTGTCCCATTACAGCCCTGTGGGAAGGGACAAAATGGCTTCAGCGTTTGATGGTCACTCCTCAGTTCTCTGTCCTCAGGGTCAACCAAAGTCATGAAGACATGTGGCTATACTGTGTGACAGACTGTTACATGCAGTAGATTCACAGCAGAGGCTATGGAGAGCCTCTCCTGTCCAGCCGCGTTGGCCTCTGTAAAGTGGGTGGGAGCATTACTGCCTCAAATACCTTGGGTTGTCCTGAGACCCAAGAGAGCCACAGGTGAAATGCATGCTCTCAGGGCATCCTGAGGACCGATGACTGTTGGATGACTGTTGAGCAGCAGGCTCATCCCACCTTGTTAACttggttgtttctttctttacattaatttatttatttgcttaacaTGATATGCCTCTGTGCATATGGACATGATTGATGTAGCACAGCACACTTGTAGAgggcagagaacaactttcagaagtcagtcagttctctccttccaccttgtgggtcccagggaaGGAATCAGGTGCTCAGGCTTGGCAATAGGCACCCTTAACCAGCTGATTCAGCCCACTGGCTCCTGGTGAGCCTCTGCATGAGCCTTGGtggtgttggttggttggttggttggatttttgagacaggacttctctgtgtagttctggctatactagaacttgatctgtagaccaggctgatcttgaacttagagattcacctgcctttgcttctggagtgctgggattaaaggtgtgggccccCACTGCTAGGCAAAGCCTTGTTGTTACCTCCATTTTCCTGTTAGAAAACTGCAGTTCAGATTACCCATTGCTGTCCAAGGTTACGTGTACAGTCCCAAAGGCAGAGTGTGATCTAATGGTTCTCTTCTCAGCATAGAGCCCAGGGCCTGGATCTGGAGCGATAATGCCAGGGTGTTTCTTAGATGAATGGACAGTTGGTCCTTGAGGATGGTTTTCTGCCAACTCTGTTCCTTTGTCCCCTCTCAGCCCCTTTGATGAGAAGAGCTCTGAGCTAATGGCTACCCCAGAGCGGAAGCTCCACTGTGTGGATCAGGTGAAAGCAGAACTCAGCCAGAAGCGTCAAGGTACAGGGGCAGCTGGGCCAGGCTGAGACTGTCAGGCCAGGGTGAGGGGTAGATTGCTGAAGGCCTGGCTACTCACCCAGAGGCCTTTCTCCTTCCAGAGGCCCTGCACGGCCCATTACAACCCCAGGAGCTGCTGCAGCTGCAAAAAGAAGTACAGGTTCTTCAGGAGAAACTGTCAGGTATCACCTTCCTGTTCCTAGAATAGCTTAGATCTTCCTGGGTCCCAGCCTTGCCTCCTGCTCTGGATATGTTGTGTGATTATGGGGAAGTGGACCCTCTCCCTGGCTGTGGAGAAAGTTCTCTGAGATCCTGAACACAGAATGCCTGGCGAGGTGGAGTTGTTCTGTGTGCGAGTCTCAATGAATGTTTCTGACAGAGACATTGAGGGACAGCAAGGCCTCCCTCTCACAGACTGATGGCCTCCATGCTAGAAGCCCAGCCCCAGACATCCAACTACAACAGGAGAAGGACCGCCTCCAGCAGGTGAGCACTAGATGAAGTGAGTGAGTGGCCTAGAGTTCTGTGTCCCTGAAGTCAGTGCCCTGACTTGGCTCTGTCCTTCTTACCCTGGTCCTCAGGAGCTGACTGAAGTTCGGGCAGCATTGCGAGCACAGGATGCTGAACTGTGCCAAGCCCAGAACCGGCAGGAAGAATTCCTTCAGAGGCTGTGGGAAgcccaggagagagaggcagccGCAGCCAGCCAGATCCAGGCCCTGAGCTCCCAGCTGGAGGAAGCCTGGGTTGTCCGGAGAGAGGTTGGTGATGGTAGGGGGAGTGGGGgtctgggggggggagggggggggggaagaaagtaGTTCAAAGTATTGGGAACCTGTGTCTTTACACCCTGTGTGGCTGGTTACCTTGGACAGGGCCTGGTGGTGAGATGGGTACCTGGGGCTACCTGTGTTTGTTGCTGAATGTGTCTATGAGTCTGTGTCAGAATGACACAAAGAGGTTTACATGATCAGGGTTGTCATTACCTTGTTCCTGTGGCCCATTATAGCTTGAAGGCCAGGTGACCACCCTGAGTCAGGAGGTGACAAGGCTCCAGGGACAATGTAAACAAGAATCTTCACAGGTCAAGGTATGGAAGCTTTTCTCCTTTGGCAGCAGACACTCTCCCTTAGACTTCCCCCTTAAGAGTCCTAGGAGCAGACCCGTGTCCCAGGCTTCTCAAACTCCTGCCTTGCCCCCTCTCCACATTGTCAAGACCATTCATGCAGCCCCTGAGACCAACGGCATAGGATCTCCTGAGGGTCAATCTCAAGAGGCCCAGCTGAGAAAGGAAGTGGCAGCTCTGAGGGAGCAGCTGGAGCATGCCTGCAGCCAAGGGTGAGTGAGTGCATGGTAGGGGCAGCCAGGAGGGGGCAGGGCAGCGCTGGGCTGGGAATCAACTCCATCTCCTCGGCCTTCTCCTCCCCAGGATCAGTGTTGGGAAAGAGGAGGTTCTGTGCCGACTGCAGGAGGAAAACCAGCGGCTGAGCCTGGAGCAGGAAAGGGTGAGCAGGGTGGACAGAGCAGGGGACAGGCTGAGTGCCAGCAGGGTCAGGGCAGAGCTCCAGGACACAGCTGCTGGACACACTGTAGCATGAGGGTTTCTACAGGGGTCAGGATGGTAGGTGATCCGTGGGGAGATCAGTGGGGGATGGGCAACTGGTAGACATCCAGGGCTGCAAGAGCCATTGGGGACTGAGCCCACCGTCCTCTGCGCCCTCAGCTGGCAGAAGAGCTGGCGCTGGAGCTACAGAGCAAGCAGCGTTTGGAGGGTGAACGGCGGGAGACAGAGAGCAACTGGGAGGCTCAGATCGCTGACATCCTCAGCTGGTGGGTACATGGTGCCTGGTGGGGCCTGGGCACGGCTGAGGACCCAGACTGTGACACACAGCCCATTCCTATTCAGGGTGAATGATGAGAAGGTCTCGCGAGGCTACCTGCAGGCCTTGGCTACTAAGATGGCTGAGGAGCTGGAGTCTTTGAGAAACGTGGGCACCCAAACACTCCCTACCCGGCCTCTGGTGAGCCCTGTGCACATGAgccatgcatatgtgcatatgtgtagaggtcagaagacaggatgttagttctctctttctaccatgtggggccctggggattgaacttaagtTGCCGGGTTTGGCAACAAAcatacctctgccttctgagccatcttgttatCCTCCAAAGCTCCAGGTTTATGCTGAGGGGTGAGGAGGGCTGGGTCTTTGAGTCTGGCCAGGTGGTATGTGAGGCATATGCCTTATTGGGAAGACAGGAGGACGGGGGAGTCTCTGAAGCTGTCAGTCCCAGAGAGCATCTTACAGGGGTATCCTTGGTTGCTCCCAGGACCACCAGTGGAAGGCTCGGAGGCTCCAGAAGATGGAGGCCTCAGCCCGGCTAGAGCTTCAGTCAGCACTGGAAGCTGAAATCCGTGCCAAGCAGGGTCTGCAGGAGCGGCTGACACAGGTGCAGGAGGCTCAGCGCCAGGCTGAACGGTGAGGCCATGGGCAGATACTACAGGAGTGGAGTTCATTCAGAGGCCTGTGGTGAGCCATTGCTCTCTTCCCCCAGCCGCCTGCAGGAGGCTGAGAAACAAAGCCAGACCCTGCAGCAGGAGGTGGCTGAGCTACGGGAGGAACTTGAGGCTCGAGGATCAGGGGGTGAGTGCCTACCCTGGAGCCAATCCCCAACTGCAGTCTCATGAATACTAGGGGACTTCCATGACAGCTGTGCCTAGATAAGAGAAATCTGTCCCTACCACACAGGACCTATCTGTCAGTCAACACTTAACTGACCACTGCTGTGTGCCACACTCCCCCAGACCCCACCTGTGAATATTCCTGTATCTTACTGAGGTGGAAACTGAGGCCCCCTCCCACCCCGGTCCCTGAGTCCCAGGGAAACAACCTCAGTTACTTTTACCCTCTGCCTACAGATGCCAAGCCCTCTAcctccctcatccctctcctGTCCTTCTGGAACACAGAGGTAAGATCCAGGCAGTGGGACTAGCTAAGGAGGAGGCTGGTGAGAAACATGGTGGCTctgacttccttccatctttattcATCCCCAGAAGGATTCTGCCAAGGACCCTGGCAACTCAGGAGAGGGCCCAAGGTCTGGAGCAGAAGCAGAGCTGAGGCCAGAGGGCCGCCGCAGTGTGCGCCTGGGGGTGAGGATCGGCGTGGGTCCTCAGTTGGGACTGGGCTCTCCACCCAGTCCCTCCTCACTCGCTCATTCATTTTCTGCAGAGTGTGTTCCCCAGGGTgcctgctgccaccactgcccctgCAGAAGGCCCTCCTGCTAAGGTCAGTGGCCAGAGGGGCAGGACGGTGGGATATTGAGCCATTCAGCCCTTGCCCATAGTCCCTCTAGGACACTAGTGGGACCCTATCAGGCCATGTTTAGGGTGGTGCTGTGCTGGTTTTCTGACATGGTCTCCCAGGCACTCAGAGTTGACACTGCAGACTGGCTCAGCCTCTTGGCCACCTGACCCTTTGAGGTGGTATACGGGATGCTGGGAGCCACTGGGGGGATGTTGACAGCGTGTACTTCTTCACAGCCCGGCTCCCACACCCTGCGTCCCCGGAGTTTCCCATCCCCTACCAAGTGTCTCCACTGCACCTCGCTGATGCTGGGCCTGGGCCGCCAGGGCCTGGGCTGTGACAGTAAGAACCTTCTCTTTCAGGTTCTCCCCTCACACTGTAGCCCTGGGCATGACCCTGACACACCCAGGCTGTTCTCAACCTGACAGCACCCACATCTCTTATCAAATTCTCCTACTTAGTTATTCCTTTCTCACTCAATGGCAATGGGTGACAGTTCAGGTGTCATTAGCCCCAAGGGAGCTATCTGGGAAGGCTCAGGCTACCTGACCTGCTCTATCCCTCCCAAACTCTCCATCTCTCCACAGCCTGTGGCTACTTCTGTCACTCAACTTGTGTGTCACAAGCCCCACCTTGCCCTGTGCCCCCTGAACTCCTCCGCACAGCCCTGGGGGTGCACCCTGAAACAGGCACAGGAACCGCCTATGAGGGCTTTCTGTCGGTGAGCTGTGGCTGAGGGCTGAGGAGGATGGGCGTGGGGGCCGAGGACTTGCTCAGCCCTCCATGCCTGTCTTCTGCTTAGGTGCCGCGGCCTTCAGGCGTCCGTCGGGGCTGGCAGCGGGTTTATGCTGCGCTCAGTGACTCCCGCCTGTTGCTGTTTGATGCTCCTGACCCTCGAGGCAGCCTGGCCAGTGGGGTCCTCCTGCAGGCCTTGGATCTGAGGTAGGTCTCAGACAGTGGTGACACAGGACAAGTCATGGGTAGTGAAGAGTTCATTCTGGAGTGCTATGGTATCTCATGTGTCCTTTGTACCTCCCAGGGACCCCCAGTTCTCAGCCACCCCTGTCTTGGCCCCAGATGTCATCCATGCCCAATCCAAGGACCTGCCACGCATCTTCAGGGTGAGCGCTCAGGGCAGGATAGACCcagcctccatctttctctctgtgctgaCCCTGTCTTGGTTACTGCTGTATCCCCACTCTGTCCCTCTGCCAGCCACCTCACTGCCACATGCTATCTGTCCATAGCCACCATGAGCTTGCCACACAGCAATCTGGCTATTTCCTGCTTTGTTTAAAAACCTTTGGATGGCTTCCCAGTACCCTCAGGAGGCTCTCAAACAACACTCTGACTACCTAGCATTTGAGTGTGCAGATGTCCTCAGCCCTCAACCCTGGAGTCCCTAACTAACTATTCTGGCCATACCTTGTTCCTTCTAGCCTTGCATTCATGTGTAACTCCTCCTCAGTCTCATCCTTCTGCACAGAATTGCCAGCACCCTCCAGGCCCAGTACGTTGTCCCCAGATTCACTGACACTGGATGGTGGGCTTGTCCTCTAGGCAGTTATCCTTGTCCTCCTGGCCTGCTTTAGGGATTCTATTCTGCATTCCTATAGTGCTTATCTTTCCCGTTATGGTGCCCATCACGAGCCTCAGGAATTGTCATTGCTTGTCTGACACCCTGTGTGGCTTACTCCCTGCCGAGCACTACAGCCAGCTAGCTGGCAGTCGATGCTCACAAACAGTaggtgaaggaagaaaaaaggacagaTGGCTGGCTGGCTCTTGGCTGTAGCCCTCTAGCCTGACTCTCTGTCCACAGGTAACAGCCTCCCAACTGACAGTGCCACCAACCACATGTACTGTGCTGCTGCTGGCAGAGAATGAGGCGGAGCGGGAGCGTTGGCTTCAGGTGCTGGGTGAGCTGCAGCGGCTGCTACTGGATGCACGTCCAAGGCCCCGACCGGTGTACACGCTCAAGGAGGCCTATGACAATGGGCTGCCACTGCTGCCTCACACACTCTGTGCTGCTATCATTGGTACGTCGTGTGCTGAAGGGCTAAGGAGCATGTAGGGAGGCACTGGCCCAGACTAGTGACAAATGCAATGACCATTCTCTTAGCCACCAGCTGTGGCCCTGAGGATGTCTGTGACCCATTTTCACCTTGCATAGGCACATAGCCTCTGAGCCAGACAACCTGGCTTCCGCCACTTCTGAGGGTTctggttctctcttttcttgttttgttttttgagacaggatttctctatatagccctggctgtcggaGAACTCACTATGCTGGCCTGGAGGtttgtctgcctctgtttccaaagTACTGGGggctaaaggtgtgcgccaccactcccagctagtttttttttttttttttttttttttttttttttctaagagaatCTCAAATAAGTAGAAGGAATAGAGGTTTTAGGGAGAAACAGAGAtgacctgggaggctgaggcagaaggcttCAGAGTATAAAGACAGCCTGAGGTGAGCTACATatggaaaccttgtctcaaaaacctcAACCCACCAGCCATGGCTTGGTGcatgcctgtattcccagcacttacaggAACAAGCAGAAGGGTCAGGTGCACAGCTCACCCTTAGTTAAGGAATAGCttaaccagccaaccaaccaaacaactggGTTGGAGGGCAgtcccagtggttaagagcactggctactactccaaaggacctgagctcaattcccagcacacactaGAACATTCTTCTGTGCTCCACTAGCACCAGGTCCTGcagagacatgcatgcaggcaaagcactcagaCACATCAAataattgtatgaaaaaaattgtacacacatacacaaacaagttGGACTTGGGAGTGGTGCCACACACACCTGTaaatccagcactggggagggggcTACAGGAGgatgagagttcaaagccagctgcaTCCATGTAGTAAGTCAAGTGCAGCCTGAACTTTATAATATAGAAGATCCTGCTTCAGTAAAACAACACCAACAACTACACAAACAAGTTGGACTTGGGAGTGGTGCCACACACACCTGTaaatccagcactggggagggggcTACAGGAGgatgagagttcaaagccagctgcaTCCATGTAGTAAGTCAAGTGCAGCCTGAACTTTATAATATAGAAGATCCTGCTTCAGTAAAACAACACCAACAACCAAACAGGAAGATTACTTCAGATTCATGCCAGCTCAAgctagctacatagtgagttgtaggctagcctggattatggagtaagacactgtctccacagaaagacaaatgaggCTCGGACAGCTTTCTTCAGGCAGGCTTGCCTGGCAGCTGGGTGAGCAAGGGGGTAGGTGCAGAGCTGTCTAGGGTTCACTGAGTTTGGAGCCTGAGCCTCTGAGGGTTCTCTCTCCATAACTGACAACTGGGAAAGGGGCAAGAAACAGAGCTCCCCAGCTTCCTCCTACACCTGAGGCCCTGagctaactccagcttcaggtaCTCCAGTTAGTGGGGTCACAGCAGAGACTGTGGGTCCCCTGGGTCAGTTAGGAACCAGACATAGAGGTTTATATAAGGAGAGAGGCAGGTTTACCCAGAATCCCATAGCTCAAGGTAGTGGCCTTCAACTCTGACCCCAGTCACCAAGCTCTTCCTCATGAGAGCCAGTGTAAACTGTGAGCAAGAAGAGCCTAAGGATGGGGTGCGTCGGCAGTGTTTGGGTCACCAATCCTTTTGCCTCAAGAGAAACTGAAGACCTGTAAGGACAGGTGTCACCGGACAGGtgtctctgacctctgacctctcttCCTCTATCAGACCAAGAGCGTCTTGCCCTGGGCACTGAGGAGGGGTTGTTTGTGATCCATCTTCACAGCAATGGTACCAGAGGGCTTAGCCTGGGTGAGTGTGGGCCTGGGTACCACAGGCAGCTGCTGCTTCTTACCCACGTGCTCCTTTCTCCTGCCAACATCACAGACATCTTCCAGGTGGGAGACCTCCGCCGGGTGCAGCGGTTGACTGTGAGCTCTGCCGCTGGCCTTCTGGTCGTGCTCTGTGGCCGTGGTCCCAGTGTGCGCCTCTTCGCCCTGGCTGAACTGGAGAATGCTGAGGTGGCAGGTGCCAAGATCCCCGAATCCCGAGGCTGTCAGGTTTTGGTAGCCGGCCGCATCCTGCAGGCCCGGACTCCAGTGCTCTGTGTGGCAGTCAAACGCCAGGTTCTCTGTTACCAGCTGGGCCCAGGACCAGGGCCCTGGCAGCGCCGCATCCGAGAGCTGCAAGCACCAGCTCCCGTGCAGAGCCTGGGGTTGCTGGGTGATCGGCTCTGTGTGGGTGCCGCAGGCACCTTTGCTCTCTACCCACTGCTCAATGAGGCTGCACCCTTAGCACTGGGAACTGGCCTGGTGGCTGAGGAGCTGCCAGCGTCCCGTGGGGGCCTGGGTGAGGCGCTGGGTGCTGTGGAACTCAGCCTCAgcgagctgctgctgctcttcacCACTGCTGCTGTCTACGTGGATGGCGCTGGCCGCAAGTCACGAAGCCACGAGCTACTGTGGCCAGCAGCACCCACTGGCTGGGGTAAGGCTGGTAGAGGGCCTGGCAGGGTGGAGTCAGGCACTGGGAGTCCTGGGACTATGTTGTGTCCTGAGTAGCTTGCCTAGgaccttcttcctcctttctctaccTGGCCAACTTGAGTGGCAGCTCCACTGCTGCCTTtgattccctccctcccccactacTGCGCTGTGAGTCCTCGTGCCACCTCTTGGTTCAGACCTCTGTTCTGGGTCTCATCATCCACTTTGTGACTGCGTTTGTGCACTGGGTCCTGTAGAACAGGCTAGGGTTGGCTCCttcagccagccagcctgggcaGGCACACCCTGGGGGCTATGCTTGTTGAGAATGAACAAATGAACGGACGAGAGGCATGGGTTGGTGTGGTGTGGTCACTTGTAGCCGATATGATTGGCTGGAGGAAGCAGGGGGACAGTGTGCTTTATGAGCAGAGGCTCAACTGTGGTGAGGCCTGGGGTTCAGTGTAACACAGCCTGCCACTGGCCATGTCTCCTGTCCCTCACCAGCTGTATGACCTTGACCATTACTTTGCTCTGAGATTTCCATTACCTCATCTAATGTCCAAGACCAGGGTGATTATAGTACCTGCTCCTACCTGGAGCTGCCGGAGAGTTAAGAGAGGACAgacatgccgggcggtggtggcgcacgcctttaatcccagcacctgggaggcagaggcaggtggatttctgagttcgaggccagcctggtctacagagtgagttccaggacagccagggctacacagagaaaccctgtcttaaaaaacaaaaaaaaaaaaaaaaaaaaaaaaaaagagagagagagagagagaggacagacatgcCAAGCATTTGCAACTGTGTGGGCATGTAGTGAGGGCTGGCTATTATCTTATTCATCTCTTATGGAGCTGGGTGAGGCAGGCCTCCCTGTGGGACAGAGGAAACAGGCTCAGAGAGGGACCTGGCctgcccagggctacacagtacaGGCTGTTTCCCACCTACAGGTTACACAGCGCCCTACCTAACAGTGTTCAGTGAAAACTCCATTGACGTGTTTGACGTGAGGAGAGCAGAGTGGGTACAGACTGTGCCACTCAAGAAGGTGAAGGTCAACCCAGAACACCGGTTGGGTGCAGTGGGGTGGGGGACATGACCTGACCTCTGTGTTTTCTGCCTCAGGTAAGACCCTTGAATCCAGAGGGCTCCTTGTTCCTCTATGGCACCGAGAAGGTCCGCCTGACCTACCTCAGGAATCCATTGGCAGGTGAGGGAGTATATGCCTGCCTACATCTGTGTGTGTTCACCTATGCACAAGTGTGAACTTGCGCACCGGCGGCCGGAACATGTGAGCACCTCCCCAGCATCCTGATTTTCCACAGAGAAGGACGAGTTTGACATTCCCGACCTCACGGACAACAGCCGGCGCCAGCTTTTCCGCACCAAGAGCAAGCGCCGCTTCTTCTTCCGGGTGTCTGAGGAGCTGCGACAGCAGCAGCGCAGGTGTGGTGTGGCTCTGGTGTCTGGGTGGGGCTTTCTATTcctgggggcggggcggggttTGCAGCCCTGCTCCTTACACCCCCTCTGCCTCCAGGGAGATGCTGAAGGACCCTTTTGTGCGCTCCAAGTTCATCTCACCGCCCACCAACTTCAACCACCTGGTACACGTGGGCCCTACGGAGGGAAGGCCCAGCACCCGGGAAGGGATCCGGGTGAGTCCTTTGGAGCCAATCACAAAACTCCCTGCAGTCGTTGATCCAATCACAGGCTTCTTCTGTTGATTGTTTGGCTGCTGAGGCAGATGACTCATCCCTCTGACACCCGGACCTCAGTACTCCTTGCCAGAAGCTGAGTTCCCATGGTGTGAGCTTCCTGGTCCCAGCCCTTCTGCCCTGTCCCCTGACAGGCTCAGGAACAGAAGAGCAGAGGTGCCCGCAGCTCCGGACCGCAACGGCCCCACAGCTTCTCAGAGGCATTTCGGCGCCCAGTGTCCACGGGCAGTGATAGTCTCCCTGGAGAAACAGACCCCCGTAAGGGCAGCCCTACGTCCTCCAGTACTTGCACGCCTCCTCCACCTTACCGCTCCTCCCAAGCCCTTAGATCTGACCCAGGCATTTTGTCCTTCTGTCTCCCTACTCCTGCCAGTGGTGAAGAGGAAACCTTGGACATCTCTGTCCAGCGAATCAGTGTCCTGCCCCCAGGGGTCCCTGAGCCCGGCAGCATCCCTGGTACAGGTGAGCCAGTGAGTAGGGCTTTCCTTCCCCCACTCAAAGTTTAGGCACTTTCTGGCACTTGGGCTCTGCATTGAGATCGGAAATGGTCATCCCTGAGACAGGTGGAGTCATATGCAACTCTTGTCTCTCCAAGCCCTAGCTATATGCTCCAGTCAGGGAGGATCGCTTCCCCTGAGCTTGTCCTACCTGCAGACTGAAGGTGTTCCTGTGACAGGTGTGTGAGGTGATGCTCCCTCACAGCGTCAGATGCATGGAAGGCGTGCTGTGTAACAGGAGCGCTGTCGTGACAAGAGTGGGTGCAGGGGCACACATGCCTCAGTGCACCACACcacacctgtggaggccagaggactcttccaagagctggttctttccttctaccttgtctctaagacagagtctctcatttctGTTCTGTGTGCTCCAGGCTGGTTGGCACACAGCCTTCCAGCTACTCTCCTGTCTCCGATGCCCGTCTCCCCACAGGAGTGCTAGGATAATAGATGCAGGTCGTTGCATCTGgctttttacctgggttctggAGCTCAGAGTGAGGCTTTCAGGGCTGCGTGCCAATCATTTTTATCTGTTGAACCGttcctacctgctgagccatctcccaaggcctagaatttaaaaaatattatacatttttgcagtgctggggtcaAACATAGGCTTTGTTcctgctaggcaaacactctgcctcTGAGCTATATTCTTTTCTGAGGGAAAGGGGTGGGGTTGAGATGGCACCTCTCTATTTactcctggctgttctagaacttggtatgtagactaggctggccctgaattgaaagagatcttcctgcctctgcctactgagtactgggattaaaggcatgcaccaccatgcctagcccaAGCTATATTCTTAATAGAGATCCAGCCTAAAGATAAGGATGGAATCATACGGAAACAGCCTATCTTGTCTGGGGTCAAGAGAAGACCTGACAGGCGCTGGGAAGGCTCCTCCTCACCCCCAGCCACCCTCAGAGTCACACTAAAGCCGCTCAGAACCCCAACCGCCATTTCCTTTTACA from Arvicanthis niloticus isolate mArvNil1 chromosome 1, mArvNil1.pat.X, whole genome shotgun sequence carries:
- the Cdc42bpg gene encoding serine/threonine-protein kinase MRCK gamma isoform X1, whose amino-acid sequence is MEQRLRALEQLVRGEAGGSLGLDGLLDLLLGVHHELSSAPLCRERNVAQFLSWASPFVTQVKELRLQRDDFEILKVIGRGAFGEVAVVRQRDSGQIFAMKMLHKWEMLKRAETACFREERDVLVKGDSRWVTALHYAFQDEEYLYLVMDYYAGGDLLTLLSRFEDRLPPELAQFYLAEMVLAIHSLHQLGYVHRDVKPDNILLDMNGHIRLADFGSCLRLNNNGMVDSSVAVGTPDYISPEILQAMEEGKGHYGPQCDWWSLGVCAYELLFGETPFYAESLVETYGKIMNHESHLQFPSDVPDVPASAQDLIRQLLCRQEERLGRGGLDDFRKHPFFEGVDWERLATSTAPYIPELRGPMDTSNFDVDDDTLNRPETLPPSSHGAFSGHHLPFVGFTYTSGSPFDEKSSELMATPERKLHCVDQVKAELSQKRQEALHGPLQPQELLQLQKEVQVLQEKLSETLRDSKASLSQTDGLHARSPAPDIQLQQEKDRLQQELTEVRAALRAQDAELCQAQNRQEEFLQRLWEAQEREAAAASQIQALSSQLEEAWVVRRELEGQVTTLSQEVTRLQGQCKQESSQVKTIHAAPETNGIGSPEGQSQEAQLRKEVAALREQLEHACSQGISVGKEEVLCRLQEENQRLSLEQERLAEELALELQSKQRLEGERRETESNWEAQIADILSWVNDEKVSRGYLQALATKMAEELESLRNVGTQTLPTRPLDHQWKARRLQKMEASARLELQSALEAEIRAKQGLQERLTQVQEAQRQAERRLQEAEKQSQTLQQEVAELREELEARGSGDAKPSTSLIPLLSFWNTEKDSAKDPGNSGEGPRSGAEAELRPEGRRSVRLGSVFPRVPAATTAPAEGPPAKPGSHTLRPRSFPSPTKCLHCTSLMLGLGRQGLGCDTCGYFCHSTCVSQAPPCPVPPELLRTALGVHPETGTGTAYEGFLSVPRPSGVRRGWQRVYAALSDSRLLLFDAPDPRGSLASGVLLQALDLRDPQFSATPVLAPDVIHAQSKDLPRIFRVTASQLTVPPTTCTVLLLAENEAERERWLQVLGELQRLLLDARPRPRPVYTLKEAYDNGLPLLPHTLCAAIIDQERLALGTEEGLFVIHLHSNDIFQVGDLRRVQRLTVSSAAGLLVVLCGRGPSVRLFALAELENAEVAGAKIPESRGCQVLVAGRILQARTPVLCVAVKRQVLCYQLGPGPGPWQRRIRELQAPAPVQSLGLLGDRLCVGAAGTFALYPLLNEAAPLALGTGLVAEELPASRGGLGEALGAVELSLSELLLLFTTAAVYVDGAGRKSRSHELLWPAAPTGWGYTAPYLTVFSENSIDVFDVRRAEWVQTVPLKKVRPLNPEGSLFLYGTEKVRLTYLRNPLAEKDEFDIPDLTDNSRRQLFRTKSKRRFFFRVSEELRQQQRREMLKDPFVRSKFISPPTNFNHLVHVGPTEGRPSTREGIRAQEQKSRGARSSGPQRPHSFSEAFRRPVSTGSDSLPGETDPLVKRKPWTSLSSESVSCPQGSLSPAASLVQVSERPRSLPPDPESESFP